The following are from one region of the Deltaproteobacteria bacterium genome:
- a CDS encoding sulfurtransferase TusA family protein: MKFVENQPADATLDLVCRMCPLHLLEPGEMLKCLKKNQVLEVLTDYDGALEDIPAWCRRCGQEFLGVEEDEDCYKLYIKKTR, translated from the coding sequence ATGAAGTTTGTAGAGAATCAGCCTGCGGATGCCACTCTAGATCTAGTCTGTCGCATGTGCCCCCTACACTTACTCGAACCTGGGGAGATGCTCAAATGCCTCAAGAAAAACCAGGTACTGGAAGTCCTGACAGATTATGATGGAGCCCTTGAGGACATTCCCGCCTGGTGCCGGAGATGTGGCCAGGAGTTTCTTGGTGTGGAAGAGGATGAAGATTGCTACAAACTGTATATCAAGAAGACCAGGTAG
- a CDS encoding tetratricopeptide repeat protein translates to MKAFAVILVTFFCLSGASVHAEDAMEYYSLGIKGANTRKKIAYFTKALQLEPKLAAAYEKRGLLQFYQGNYDKVIEDYQKYLALASPTAEAYRMLGMGYLKSGKYNEAIASFSRAIAIDPKLTSGYANRAEAYRLSGRDEQALEDCSRAIALRRDSRSRADAYRTRARIYRKLGRMNLAVEDVRAAMDVDPRVPRFWRYYLKYASPEELRSVAPFLLILLALVLIFGLRLKPPEKDD, encoded by the coding sequence ATGAAAGCCTTTGCCGTCATTCTTGTCACTTTCTTCTGTCTGAGCGGCGCCAGTGTACATGCCGAGGATGCCATGGAGTACTATAGCCTTGGCATCAAGGGGGCCAACACTCGCAAGAAGATTGCCTACTTCACAAAGGCTCTGCAGCTGGAGCCAAAATTGGCTGCCGCCTATGAAAAACGGGGCCTGCTGCAATTTTATCAGGGCAATTATGACAAGGTGATCGAGGATTATCAGAAATACCTTGCCCTGGCATCTCCAACCGCAGAAGCCTATCGCATGTTAGGGATGGGATATCTGAAAAGCGGCAAGTATAATGAGGCAATAGCCAGTTTCAGCAGGGCGATTGCAATAGACCCCAAACTGACCAGTGGTTATGCCAACCGGGCAGAGGCGTACCGATTGAGCGGCAGAGATGAGCAAGCTCTCGAAGATTGCAGCAGGGCAATTGCACTTCGGAGGGATTCGCGCAGCAGGGCGGATGCCTATAGAACCAGAGCTAGAATATATCGCAAACTTGGACGGATGAACCTGGCTGTTGAGGACGTAAGGGCTGCCATGGATGTGGATCCGAGAGTTCCTCGCTTCTGGCGGTACTACCTCAAATATGCCAGTCCCGAAGAACTGCGAAGTGTGGCGCCGTTTCTGCTCATTTTGCTGGCTCTGGTGCTTATCTTCGGGCTGCGACTCAAGCCTCCAGAGAAAGACGACTGA
- a CDS encoding MOSC domain-containing protein → MTMDKGRIVAVSTSSSKGVKKANVAEARLLEKFGLQDDAHAGNWHRQVSLLAEESIVRIREKGLKVAPGDFAENITTRGLRLWELPIGTQLRLGQKAIIEVTQIGKECHSRCAIFHQVGDCVMPREGIFARVLKGGTIRPGDHIERLPAAASSKNSQVSRLSLEA, encoded by the coding sequence ATGACCATGGACAAGGGACGCATCGTGGCCGTTTCCACCAGCAGCAGCAAGGGCGTCAAGAAGGCAAATGTGGCTGAAGCCCGTTTGCTGGAAAAGTTTGGCCTTCAGGACGATGCTCACGCAGGCAACTGGCACCGGCAGGTGAGTTTGCTGGCCGAGGAGAGTATCGTCAGAATCAGAGAAAAAGGACTGAAGGTTGCTCCGGGAGATTTTGCCGAAAACATCACCACTCGTGGACTCAGGCTCTGGGAGTTGCCCATCGGTACCCAGCTCAGGCTTGGGCAGAAGGCCATAATTGAAGTGACCCAGATCGGCAAAGAGTGTCACAGCCGCTGTGCCATCTTTCACCAGGTGGGCGACTGCGTCATGCCGAGAGAGGGCATCTTCGCCCGCGTCCTTAAAGGGGGCACCATACGTCCTGGAGACCACATCGAGCGCCTCCCAGCGGCGGCCAGCAGCAAAAACTCTCAGGTCAGTCGTCTTTCTCTGGAGGCTTGA
- a CDS encoding cysteine desulfurase yields the protein MKRVYLDHGAAAPVRPEVLEAMLPYFTEQFGNPATLYDLGTSVLEVLEEQRAKVARLIGAEPQEIIFTSSGAEANNLAVKGAALARRKKGNHLIISTIEHHSVLNSARFLERFGFEVTFLQVDQYGLVDPEKLAQAISGETVLVSIMHANNEIGTIQPLAELSAICKEKGVLFHTDAVATVGNIPVNVAELGVDLLSLAGSPLGAPKGIGALYFKNNLRLMPLIHGGIQEKGRRAGTENVPGIVGLGTAAELARQELPDLVPYLSSLRDKLDAGIRGSIGKIVPTGHPHQRLPGHASYCVEAIEGESLLLLLNREGICVNTGSACASKALKTSPVLVAIGIRADLAQGSIVFTLGRTNTAEEIDYVLQKLPQVVGRLRSYSPIWKQRYSAA from the coding sequence ATGAAGCGGGTTTACTTGGATCATGGCGCGGCAGCGCCGGTGAGGCCAGAAGTGCTGGAGGCCATGCTGCCTTACTTTACGGAACAGTTTGGTAATCCGGCCACCCTCTATGATCTGGGGACCAGCGTCCTGGAGGTCCTGGAAGAGCAGCGGGCAAAAGTCGCACGTCTGATCGGCGCTGAGCCGCAGGAGATAATCTTCACCTCTTCGGGTGCGGAAGCCAATAACCTGGCAGTGAAAGGCGCAGCACTGGCCAGGAGAAAAAAGGGCAATCACCTGATTATCTCTACCATCGAACACCATTCGGTCTTGAACTCGGCTCGCTTCCTGGAAAGGTTTGGTTTCGAGGTGACCTTTCTGCAAGTTGACCAATATGGTCTGGTAGATCCTGAAAAGTTGGCGCAAGCTATCAGCGGAGAAACTGTATTAGTGTCGATCATGCATGCCAACAATGAAATAGGTACCATCCAACCGCTGGCGGAACTCTCCGCCATTTGTAAAGAGAAAGGGGTGCTATTTCATACGGATGCGGTTGCCACTGTCGGCAACATCCCTGTGAATGTGGCGGAACTGGGCGTGGACCTCTTGAGCCTTGCGGGGTCGCCGCTGGGAGCGCCCAAGGGCATTGGGGCACTTTATTTCAAGAATAACTTGCGGTTGATGCCTTTGATTCACGGAGGCATTCAGGAGAAGGGGAGGCGGGCAGGCACCGAGAATGTTCCTGGCATTGTGGGCCTCGGTACGGCAGCAGAACTCGCCCGGCAGGAACTGCCCGACCTGGTACCTTACCTCAGCAGCTTGAGAGACAAGCTGGATGCAGGAATCAGAGGTTCTATTGGAAAAATTGTACCTACAGGTCACCCACACCAGAGGTTGCCGGGTCATGCCAGCTACTGTGTGGAGGCCATTGAAGGAGAGTCCTTGCTGCTTCTGTTGAACAGGGAAGGGATTTGCGTTAATACAGGCTCCGCCTGTGCCTCCAAGGCGTTGAAGACCTCTCCTGTTCTGGTAGCGATCGGCATTCGTGCCGATCTTGCCCAGGGATCAATAGTTTTTACCCTGGGCAGGACGAACACCGCCGAGGAGATCGATTATGTCCTGCAAAAGCTTCCCCAGGTTGTGGGCAGGCTTCGCTCTTATTCTCCCATCTGGAAGCAGCGCTACAGTGCTGCCTGA
- a CDS encoding NADH-quinone oxidoreductase subunit A: MTFVIITVSKMLAPRVQDNPDKYTTYECGERPVGSAWILFNFRFYAVALAFLIFEIELALVFPCISVFRQWLRSGNGLFALIEIFVFVGILFLGLIYMWTRGDLQWSKETPEGLEDAALLEEERPLLF, translated from the coding sequence ATGACTTTTGTCATTATCACAGTCTCCAAGATGCTTGCCCCACGAGTACAGGACAACCCCGACAAGTACACCACATACGAGTGTGGTGAGCGCCCGGTAGGTTCCGCCTGGATACTATTCAACTTTCGCTTCTATGCCGTAGCCCTGGCTTTCCTCATCTTTGAAATCGAGTTGGCCCTGGTGTTTCCCTGTATTTCCGTGTTTCGTCAATGGCTTCGTTCAGGCAACGGCTTGTTCGCTCTCATAGAGATCTTCGTTTTCGTAGGGATTCTTTTTCTTGGTCTCATCTACATGTGGACCCGGGGCGACCTGCAGTGGAGCAAGGAGACTCCAGAAGGACTGGAAGACGCAGCCCTTTTAGAAGAAGAAAGACCGCTGCTGTTTTAG